The proteins below are encoded in one region of Myxococcales bacterium:
- a CDS encoding cytochrome b/b6 domain-containing protein yields MRERWSNTSVALHWLAAALIVGLATAGFVMTDLPADSSGRLLISRMHTLGGATLMLLTVARLVVRRRGPAVTPLPVSELHRRGVGVIHALLYAVTFAIGASGFVTGALSAWPDYLRGQLNEAPALEALASRQAHEALVFALLGLVLLHVGGVMLQQVRKGGVLRRMVPFLGGESPIRERDAR; encoded by the coding sequence ATGCGTGAGCGTTGGTCGAACACAAGCGTCGCGCTCCACTGGCTCGCGGCGGCACTCATTGTCGGACTGGCGACGGCAGGGTTCGTCATGACGGACCTTCCGGCTGACTCGAGCGGGCGGCTGCTCATCTCGCGGATGCACACGCTCGGTGGGGCGACGCTGATGCTGCTCACCGTCGCGCGTCTCGTCGTCCGGCGCCGCGGGCCTGCAGTGACACCGCTGCCTGTCTCCGAGCTTCACCGCCGAGGGGTCGGCGTGATTCACGCGCTCCTCTATGCGGTGACCTTCGCCATCGGCGCGAGTGGATTCGTCACCGGAGCGCTAAGCGCGTGGCCAGACTACCTGCGCGGGCAGCTCAATGAAGCTCCGGCGTTGGAAGCGCTCGCGTCCCGTCAGGCGCACGAGGCGCTCGTGTTCGCGCTGCTCGGCCTCGTGCTCCTTCACGTGGGTGGCGTGATGCTCCAGCAGGTTCGCAAAGGTGGAGTGCTCAGGCGGATGGTGCCGTTCCTGGGCGGTGAGTCGCCCATTCGCGAGCGAGACGCGCGGTGA
- a CDS encoding ATP-dependent DNA helicase codes for MNDYLSEVFGDGGLFASRFPGYEMREGQVALARMVDEAMRGGRHALGEGPCGTGKSVGYAVPAVWHAHHEKKRVVIATANIALQEQLVRKDLPMLASVLPWPFTFALLKGRNNYVCLDRLAESEARGELRGLFDDGQQRQLDDVLAWAEATKTGDVSELPFIPAPQVWSRFAVGSDECKGDGCPFRDECFSERAKAVAQGADIIVTNYHLLFAHLAVRRETGQDLVLPAHDLLILDEAHEAADIAREFFGFTVSEHTFARLATAAADFGHKQLAGELRQEAGRLFERLADFARSPRYKKRLKAPGFASDAGVQRALRSLVAQATARAEDEARDQKERATARNVARNAAVAGARLDEGLQQTDADKVYWLDVDPKGRAKLRAKPIDVSELLRAELFARCPSVSLVSATLTTSGNFDFVRREAGVPEGALEVIAETPFDFESQALLVVPERMPDPREPGFIDSAVDIFRQVLEACDGRTLGLFTSYRNLNAVYDRVVGGKHRVLRQGDLPRAELTRLFKEDVGSVLLGTESFWTGIDVPGEALTGLVIDKLPFPHPDDPVIDAICERDPRAFDNYLVPLAIIALRQGVGRLIRCKTDVGVVVILDKRLAEKGYGRKFLKSLPPMLSTRRLENIARFLEEAAYARAS; via the coding sequence ATGAATGACTACCTCTCCGAGGTCTTCGGGGACGGCGGGCTCTTCGCCTCGCGGTTCCCCGGCTACGAAATGCGCGAGGGCCAGGTGGCGCTCGCCCGCATGGTCGACGAGGCCATGCGCGGCGGGCGCCACGCCCTCGGCGAAGGGCCCTGCGGCACCGGCAAGAGCGTCGGGTACGCGGTGCCCGCCGTCTGGCACGCGCACCACGAGAAGAAGCGCGTCGTCATCGCGACGGCGAACATCGCGCTCCAGGAGCAGCTCGTCCGCAAGGACCTGCCGATGCTCGCGAGCGTGCTGCCGTGGCCGTTCACGTTCGCGCTCTTGAAGGGGCGCAACAACTACGTCTGCCTCGATCGCCTCGCAGAGTCCGAGGCCCGCGGCGAGCTGCGCGGGCTCTTCGACGACGGGCAGCAGCGCCAGCTCGACGACGTGCTCGCGTGGGCCGAGGCGACGAAGACCGGCGACGTCTCCGAGCTGCCGTTCATCCCGGCGCCGCAGGTCTGGTCCCGCTTCGCCGTGGGCTCCGACGAGTGCAAGGGCGACGGCTGCCCGTTCCGCGACGAGTGCTTCTCGGAGCGGGCGAAGGCGGTCGCTCAGGGCGCGGACATCATCGTCACGAACTACCACCTGCTGTTCGCCCATCTCGCGGTGCGCAGGGAGACCGGTCAGGACCTCGTGCTCCCTGCGCACGACCTGCTCATCCTCGACGAGGCGCACGAGGCCGCGGACATCGCCCGCGAGTTCTTCGGCTTCACCGTCTCCGAGCACACGTTCGCTCGGCTCGCGACGGCGGCCGCCGACTTCGGCCACAAGCAGCTCGCCGGGGAGCTGCGCCAGGAAGCGGGGCGGCTCTTCGAGCGGCTCGCCGACTTCGCGCGGTCGCCCCGGTACAAGAAGCGGCTCAAGGCCCCGGGCTTCGCCTCCGACGCGGGCGTCCAGCGCGCGCTGCGCTCGCTCGTGGCGCAAGCCACCGCGCGAGCCGAGGATGAGGCGCGGGACCAGAAGGAGCGCGCGACGGCGCGCAACGTGGCGCGCAACGCGGCGGTCGCCGGGGCGCGGCTCGACGAGGGGCTGCAGCAGACGGACGCCGACAAGGTCTACTGGCTCGACGTCGATCCGAAGGGCCGCGCGAAGCTGCGCGCCAAGCCCATCGACGTGAGCGAGCTGCTCCGCGCCGAGCTGTTCGCCCGCTGCCCTTCGGTGTCGCTCGTGTCGGCGACGCTCACCACCTCGGGCAACTTCGACTTCGTCCGCCGCGAGGCGGGCGTGCCCGAGGGGGCGCTCGAGGTCATCGCCGAGACGCCGTTCGACTTCGAGTCGCAGGCGCTGCTCGTCGTGCCGGAGCGCATGCCCGATCCGCGCGAACCCGGCTTCATCGATTCCGCCGTCGACATCTTCCGGCAGGTGCTCGAGGCCTGCGACGGCCGCACCCTCGGGCTCTTCACGTCGTACCGGAACCTGAACGCCGTCTACGACCGCGTCGTGGGCGGCAAGCACCGCGTCCTGCGCCAGGGTGACCTGCCGCGTGCGGAGCTGACCCGCCTCTTCAAGGAGGACGTCGGCTCGGTGCTGCTCGGCACGGAGAGCTTCTGGACCGGCATCGACGTGCCGGGCGAGGCGCTCACCGGGCTCGTCATCGACAAGCTGCCGTTCCCGCATCCGGACGATCCGGTCATCGATGCCATCTGCGAGCGCGACCCGCGGGCGTTCGACAACTACCTGGTGCCGCTCGCGATCATCGCGCTGCGCCAGGGCGTCGGTCGCCTCATCCGTTGCAAGACCGACGTCGGCGTCGTCGTGATTCTCGACAAGCGCCTCGCCGAGAAGGGCTACGGCAGGAAGTTCCTGAAGAGCCTGCCACCGATGCTCTCCACCCGGCGCCTGGAGAACATCGCCCGCTTCCTCGAGGAGGCCGCCTATGCGCGCGCGAGTTGA
- a CDS encoding sigma-70 family RNA polymerase sigma factor translates to MRASWEALHAGLDRSVRTLQADQAFQQAKQLHPALAGFDEPKKLVAHLTSKAGDLDEKDRILGTLVTLVQRREHHEVASALLWLGLWPGLDAVYRRRLRHFRDQPDELVAELAEAFTALVERLDLTAVHRVAATLVRSTERDVMDHRKRRWAEVNHGLEGEPNEPLRDLEGDIFSASWFDKASLQRWAASDHDLPSLSFDEDVAVLRAWLEPIVGADAELLLAVLVLDETQREAGERLGLTHDAARKRFQRALGRLREHLATSLSHSGRESRVCPPRNR, encoded by the coding sequence ATGCGCGCAAGCTGGGAGGCTCTGCACGCGGGCCTCGATCGTTCCGTTCGTACTCTTCAGGCAGATCAGGCGTTCCAACAGGCGAAGCAACTGCACCCGGCGCTGGCGGGGTTCGACGAGCCCAAGAAGCTCGTCGCGCACCTCACGAGCAAGGCCGGCGACCTCGACGAGAAGGACCGCATCCTCGGCACCCTCGTCACGCTGGTGCAGCGGCGAGAGCACCACGAGGTCGCGAGCGCGCTCCTCTGGCTCGGGCTCTGGCCGGGGCTCGACGCCGTCTACCGGCGCCGGCTCCGGCACTTCCGCGACCAGCCCGACGAGCTCGTTGCCGAGCTGGCCGAGGCCTTCACCGCGCTGGTCGAGCGCCTCGACCTCACCGCTGTTCACCGCGTGGCCGCGACGTTGGTGCGGAGCACCGAGCGCGACGTGATGGACCACCGCAAGCGCCGGTGGGCCGAGGTGAACCACGGCCTCGAGGGCGAGCCGAACGAGCCGCTCCGCGACCTCGAGGGGGACATCTTCAGCGCGAGCTGGTTCGACAAGGCGTCGCTCCAGCGCTGGGCAGCGTCCGACCACGATCTCCCGAGCCTCTCGTTCGACGAGGACGTCGCGGTCCTGCGCGCGTGGCTCGAGCCGATCGTCGGCGCCGACGCCGAGCTGCTGCTCGCGGTGCTGGTGCTCGACGAGACCCAGCGCGAGGCCGGCGAGCGCCTGGGGCTCACGCACGACGCGGCCCGCAAGCGCTTCCAGCGCGCGCTCGGACGGCTCCGCGAGCACCTCGCGACCTCCCTGTCCCACTCCGGCCGCGAGAGCCGCGTTTGCCCCCCACGCAACCGCTGA
- a CDS encoding DEAD/DEAH box helicase: protein MRARVDSALTIDAREVPPKVVERLCRTLSFPNPAYLDRLRLGLHPGAELETVCFVEQLGGELRLPRGAIHVLRRAGAQEGLIVACDDERVLPEAQLDPLRELPLRGYQEAAVDKLAKVTQGTVVIPCGGGKTRVGMGAIARLRTPTLILVHTLDLAEQWLGELRDKLGVEAGLIGDGEEQVAPVTVAVIQALVRWEPTKLDAFLRGFGLLILDEAHHVAASTFHSVVDRCPARYRLGLTATPEREDGLTALLDLFLGAPLVVVTHEELVAAGVLTVPEIRSVETDFTYPYTGAEDYAPMLAAVASDGARNRLIVDAVTREARAGHVCLVLSGRIDHCERLAEGIAAGGVSAAVLTGEVKRERRKVLLDEARAGKLSVLVATSLADEGLDLPRLSRVFLAYPGRARGRTVQRLGRLMRPHADKQDAALFDFVDRKVPILRRHHLERRKLYAEVLGVPASKLGTRKAAGGAHA, encoded by the coding sequence ATGCGCGCGCGAGTTGATTCGGCGCTCACCATCGACGCCCGCGAGGTGCCGCCGAAGGTGGTCGAGCGTCTGTGCCGCACGCTCTCGTTCCCGAACCCGGCGTACCTGGATCGCCTGCGCCTCGGGCTTCACCCCGGCGCCGAGCTCGAGACGGTGTGCTTCGTGGAGCAGCTGGGCGGCGAGCTGCGGCTGCCCCGCGGGGCCATCCATGTGCTGCGCCGAGCCGGAGCGCAGGAGGGGCTCATCGTCGCCTGCGACGACGAGCGCGTGCTGCCGGAGGCGCAGCTCGACCCCCTGCGCGAGCTGCCGCTCCGCGGGTACCAGGAGGCGGCGGTCGACAAGCTCGCGAAGGTCACGCAAGGCACCGTCGTCATCCCGTGCGGCGGCGGGAAGACCCGCGTGGGCATGGGCGCCATCGCGCGGCTCCGCACGCCGACGCTCATCCTCGTCCACACGCTCGACCTCGCGGAGCAGTGGCTCGGCGAGCTGCGCGACAAGCTGGGCGTCGAGGCCGGCCTCATCGGCGACGGCGAGGAGCAGGTCGCGCCCGTCACGGTCGCCGTCATCCAGGCGCTCGTTCGCTGGGAGCCGACGAAGCTCGACGCGTTCCTCCGCGGGTTCGGGCTGCTCATCCTCGACGAGGCCCATCACGTCGCGGCCAGCACCTTCCACTCCGTGGTCGACCGCTGCCCGGCGCGCTACCGCCTCGGGCTCACCGCGACCCCCGAGCGCGAGGACGGACTCACCGCGCTGCTCGACCTCTTCCTCGGGGCGCCGCTCGTCGTCGTCACGCACGAGGAGTTGGTCGCTGCGGGCGTGCTGACGGTGCCCGAGATCCGCAGCGTCGAGACCGACTTCACGTACCCGTACACCGGCGCCGAGGACTACGCGCCGATGCTCGCCGCCGTCGCGTCCGACGGCGCGCGCAACCGGCTCATCGTCGACGCCGTCACCCGCGAGGCTCGGGCCGGCCACGTCTGCCTCGTGCTCTCGGGGCGCATCGACCACTGCGAGCGGCTCGCCGAGGGCATCGCCGCAGGCGGCGTGTCGGCGGCGGTGCTCACCGGCGAGGTGAAGCGCGAGCGCCGCAAGGTGCTCCTCGACGAGGCCCGCGCCGGCAAGCTGTCCGTCCTCGTCGCCACGAGCCTCGCGGACGAGGGGCTCGACCTGCCGCGCCTGTCGCGCGTGTTCCTGGCGTACCCGGGCCGGGCACGCGGGCGCACCGTGCAGCGCCTCGGGCGCCTGATGCGGCCGCACGCCGACAAGCAGGACGCGGCGCTGTTCGACTTCGTCGATCGCAAGGTGCCCATCCTGCGTCGCCACCACCTCGAGCGCCGGAAGCTCTACGCCGAGGTGCTCGGGGTTCCGGCCTCGAAGCTCGGCACGCGCAAGGCGGCCGGGGGCGCGCACGCATGA
- a CDS encoding TetR/AcrR family transcriptional regulator, with translation MGALRRTSEDRQVELTDAALHIIATKGIAALSTRSLAAQVGLSTGAIFRHFASLEALLDAVVTRVEAVLESTYPPSTLPPVERLERFIEARSTAVGNQLGILRLVLSEQFLLALPQSGSARLAACVQKTRAFVLECVREGQDAGELRSDLPAETLAPIVMGTVQMLALSPSKARQRDAEARAVLGSLLALLRSPAVAPTSSRKSSP, from the coding sequence ATGGGAGCGCTTCGCCGCACATCCGAAGATCGACAGGTCGAGCTGACCGACGCCGCGCTGCACATCATCGCGACGAAGGGCATCGCGGCCTTGAGCACCCGCAGCCTCGCGGCGCAGGTCGGGCTCTCGACCGGTGCGATCTTCAGGCACTTCGCATCGCTCGAAGCGCTGCTCGACGCTGTCGTGACGCGCGTCGAAGCTGTTCTCGAGTCCACGTACCCGCCGTCGACGCTTCCCCCCGTCGAGCGCCTCGAACGCTTCATCGAGGCCCGAAGCACGGCCGTGGGCAATCAGCTCGGTATCCTGCGGCTCGTTCTCTCGGAGCAGTTCCTCCTCGCGCTCCCTCAGAGCGGCTCGGCCCGCCTTGCGGCCTGCGTGCAGAAGACACGCGCGTTCGTGCTCGAGTGCGTGCGCGAGGGCCAGGACGCAGGCGAGCTGCGCTCAGATCTACCCGCCGAGACGCTCGCACCGATCGTCATGGGTACGGTGCAGATGCTGGCGCTCTCTCCCTCGAAGGCTCGGCAGCGAGATGCCGAAGCGCGCGCAGTTCTGGGCAGCCTGCTCGCGCTCCTCCGTTCGCCCGCTGTCGCTCCCACGTCGAGCAGAAAGAGTTCCCCATGA
- a CDS encoding helix-turn-helix transcriptional regulator, with translation MKERLGERIRRKRAEQKLGLRETATKVGISPTYLSRIETMDEKTPPAEDVIQKLATLLNDDFDELMQLAGRVPEDVEKVIKGDPGMPAFLRSAKEQNYSGDDLMKLLEAQKKGKR, from the coding sequence GTGAAGGAACGGCTTGGAGAACGCATTCGCCGCAAGAGGGCCGAGCAGAAGCTCGGGCTCCGGGAGACCGCCACGAAGGTCGGCATCTCCCCCACTTACCTATCGCGCATCGAGACCATGGACGAGAAGACCCCGCCCGCCGAGGACGTGATCCAGAAGCTGGCGACGTTGTTGAACGACGACTTCGACGAGCTGATGCAGCTCGCCGGCCGCGTGCCGGAGGATGTGGAGAAGGTCATCAAGGGTGATCCGGGCATGCCCGCGTTCCTTCGGTCGGCGAAGGAGCAGAACTACTCCGGCGACGACCTCATGAAGCTGCTTGAGGCGCAGAAGAAGGGGAAGCGGTAA
- a CDS encoding recombinase family protein, with protein sequence MTKRTPTPAPGSETKRCAIYTRKSTTMGLEQEFNSLDAQRESGLAYIQRQTGWKVVDERYDDGGFTGANTDRPAFTRLLADVEAGKIDVIVVYKVDRLSRSLLDFAKMMERFTAAGVSFVSVTQNFSTADAMGRLTLNMLMSFAEFERSMISERTRDKIAASRRKGKWTGGPVPFGYSVKDKKLLVNEVEAQIVREAFTLFLQHRQMAMVARTLTERGLLPRGSSRPPEEGLRWSKDAIARVLRNPLYAGFMMYGDELHPGEHPRLIDESTFRHAERILAGTGRELRFTGTNPDYVLRGLLRCGLCREAMCPGSTTKNGKVYRFYRCSKRDKHGKEACRARALPAGALEDFVAQRITTATADGTLAVHVKAALDARIDGKRKAIEKIRADLPGRVAAASVNASKYTEELGKFEGRARELVEAKLRVETDRLVAAERQLAETERDRLDLEVADAEAKWIADALRDFARIWTAMTPENQGRLLRALVAAVRVKEESGVVEVELVNFAADPGAKEAA encoded by the coding sequence ATGACGAAGCGCACGCCAACCCCGGCGCCCGGGAGCGAGACCAAGCGGTGCGCCATCTACACGCGCAAGTCGACGACGATGGGGCTCGAGCAGGAGTTCAACTCGCTCGATGCCCAGCGCGAGTCGGGCCTCGCGTACATCCAGCGGCAGACCGGCTGGAAGGTCGTCGACGAGCGCTACGACGACGGCGGCTTCACTGGCGCCAACACCGACCGGCCGGCGTTCACGCGACTGCTTGCCGACGTCGAGGCCGGGAAGATCGACGTCATCGTCGTCTACAAGGTCGACCGCCTGAGTCGCTCGCTGCTCGACTTCGCCAAGATGATGGAGCGCTTCACGGCGGCGGGCGTGTCGTTCGTGTCCGTCACGCAGAACTTCTCGACGGCCGACGCGATGGGTCGGCTCACGCTCAACATGTTGATGAGCTTCGCCGAGTTTGAGAGGTCCATGATCTCCGAGCGCACGCGCGACAAGATCGCCGCCTCGCGCCGCAAGGGGAAGTGGACGGGTGGCCCGGTGCCCTTCGGCTACTCGGTGAAGGACAAGAAGCTCCTCGTGAACGAGGTCGAGGCGCAGATTGTCCGCGAGGCCTTCACGCTCTTCCTTCAGCACCGGCAGATGGCGATGGTCGCGCGCACGCTGACGGAGCGCGGGCTGCTGCCGCGGGGCTCGAGTCGCCCGCCGGAGGAAGGGCTGCGCTGGTCGAAGGACGCCATCGCGCGCGTGCTCCGGAACCCGCTCTACGCGGGCTTCATGATGTACGGCGACGAGCTGCACCCGGGCGAGCATCCGCGGCTGATCGACGAGTCCACCTTCCGCCACGCCGAGCGCATCCTCGCGGGCACCGGGCGCGAGCTGCGCTTCACCGGCACGAACCCCGACTACGTGCTGCGAGGGCTGCTCCGCTGCGGGCTCTGCCGCGAGGCGATGTGTCCGGGCTCGACGACGAAGAACGGGAAGGTCTATCGGTTCTACCGATGTTCGAAGCGCGACAAGCACGGCAAGGAGGCGTGCCGCGCACGCGCGCTGCCGGCGGGTGCGCTCGAGGACTTCGTCGCGCAGCGCATCACCACAGCGACGGCTGACGGCACGCTTGCCGTGCACGTGAAGGCCGCGCTCGACGCGCGCATCGACGGCAAGCGGAAGGCGATCGAGAAGATCCGCGCTGACCTCCCGGGCAGGGTGGCGGCCGCGTCGGTGAACGCGTCGAAGTACACCGAGGAGCTGGGCAAGTTCGAGGGCCGGGCGCGCGAGCTCGTCGAGGCGAAGCTCCGCGTCGAGACCGACCGGCTCGTGGCCGCCGAGCGCCAGCTCGCGGAGACGGAGCGCGACCGCCTCGACCTCGAGGTCGCCGACGCCGAGGCGAAGTGGATCGCTGACGCGCTGCGTGACTTTGCACGCATCTGGACCGCGATGACGCCCGAGAACCAGGGGCGCCTCCTACGCGCGCTCGTCGCCGCCGTCCGCGTGAAGGAAGAGAGCGGCGTCGTCGAGGTCGAGCTGGTGAACTTCGCCGCCGACCCGGGCGCCAAGGAGGCCGCATGA
- a CDS encoding ImmA/IrrE family metallo-endopeptidase, protein MELKVPFLADRQLESAATELLRKYAKWKGAPPRPPIPVDDIVEGLLGLSLSIGDLRTRLGKNDVLGATWLDDGHVMIDSSLEGNEGRFSFTLAHETGHWVLHRPIIEMEKVTVPLFAREPNAKPGPAIVCRDGQRDSAEIQADRFAAYLLMPATDVRAAARLVTGDPLAIDRLEARRKAGELVPELRSLAAEVIERGSFSNVSNQAMQIRLVALKLVTDASNPQRSLL, encoded by the coding sequence ATGGAGCTGAAGGTCCCGTTCCTGGCCGATCGCCAGCTGGAGAGCGCAGCCACCGAGCTGCTGCGCAAGTACGCCAAGTGGAAGGGCGCGCCGCCTCGGCCGCCCATCCCGGTCGACGACATCGTCGAGGGCCTCCTCGGGCTGTCGCTCAGCATCGGCGACCTTCGAACCCGCCTCGGCAAGAACGACGTGCTCGGGGCGACGTGGCTCGACGACGGGCACGTGATGATCGACTCCTCGCTCGAAGGGAACGAGGGGCGCTTCTCCTTCACGCTCGCCCACGAGACCGGGCACTGGGTGCTGCACCGGCCGATCATCGAGATGGAGAAGGTCACGGTCCCGCTGTTCGCGCGGGAGCCGAACGCGAAGCCCGGGCCGGCGATCGTCTGCCGCGACGGGCAGCGAGACTCGGCCGAGATCCAGGCCGACCGCTTCGCCGCGTACCTGCTCATGCCGGCGACCGATGTCCGCGCCGCGGCGCGCCTGGTGACCGGCGACCCCCTGGCCATCGATCGCCTCGAGGCGCGTCGCAAGGCCGGCGAGCTGGTGCCCGAGCTGAGGTCTCTTGCCGCCGAGGTCATCGAGCGCGGCAGCTTCTCGAACGTGTCGAACCAGGCGATGCAGATCCGTCTCGTCGCCCTGAAGCTGGTCACCGACGCGTCCAACCCCCAGCGGAGCCTTCTCTGA
- a CDS encoding DUF2924 domain-containing protein: MSKTTARARANARELGDVPTQLAALEKMNVGQLAEKYRELYGEPTRTRNKDYLRKRLSWRVQELAEGGLPASALERIAQLGDDVPERWRMRQSAQEKDAGPVQALEPRDPRIPSVGAVLRRVFNGVAHEVTICAEGFDYAGERFKTLSAIAKHITGTPWNGFLFFGLKKRVETTSEESAA, encoded by the coding sequence ATGTCAAAGACCACTGCACGAGCCCGAGCCAACGCGCGCGAGCTCGGCGACGTCCCCACGCAGCTCGCCGCGCTCGAGAAGATGAACGTCGGCCAGCTCGCCGAGAAGTACCGCGAGCTGTACGGCGAGCCGACCCGGACGAGGAACAAGGACTACCTGCGCAAGCGCCTCTCCTGGCGCGTCCAGGAGCTGGCCGAGGGCGGGCTCCCGGCGAGCGCCCTCGAGCGCATCGCCCAGCTCGGCGACGACGTGCCCGAGCGCTGGCGCATGCGGCAGTCGGCGCAGGAGAAGGACGCTGGCCCGGTGCAGGCGCTCGAGCCTCGCGATCCACGCATCCCTTCGGTGGGCGCCGTCCTGCGCCGCGTCTTCAACGGCGTCGCGCACGAGGTCACCATCTGCGCCGAGGGCTTCGACTACGCGGGCGAGCGCTTCAAGACGCTCTCGGCCATTGCGAAGCACATCACGGGCACGCCCTGGAACGGCTTCCTCTTCTTCGGCCTGAAGAAGCGCGTCGAGACGACGAGCGAGGAGAGCGCGGCATGA